GCAGCCCGCGCTGCGCGCCGCCTCCCGCGTCTTCGACGCCGGCGGCGCGTCGTCGGTGCGGTCGGCGTCGTACCTGGACCGGCACTGGCGTAACCTTCGAACCCTGTTCTCCCACAACCCGACCGTCTACAAGGCTCGGGTGCTCGGGGACATCGCTGTCAACGGCGCGGGGTTGCCGGACACCGGGTTCTTCTGACCACACTCGACGAAACGAACCGCTGAGCATTCCGCTCAGCGGCTCGTTTCCTGTCACCTCTCAGCGCGACGGCAGACCGAGGCGTTCCAATTGCTCACGCAGCCGGTGTCGCCCGGACAGCGAATGCGGGCCGGCCAGCCGGCTCAGCACCCGCTCACTCCAGCTGCCCGACAGACCGTAGCGGTTGTTGTAGACCGCCAGCCGCTCGTCGTAGCCGGGCAGATGTGAATCGGCTGCCTGCGCGTCGTACTGCTCACGGTGCAGTACCGCAGCCTGGGGCAGCCGCGGCTTGATTCCCGCGTTCTCCGTAGGGTCCGGGGTACCGACGGCCAGACCGAACGTCGCCACCGCGTGTGGCGGCAGCCCCAGCTCGGCCGCCACCTCTTCGGGGTGGTTGCGGACCGCCCCGACGAAAACCGCACCCAGTCCCAGAGATTCGGCGGCCACCACCGCATTCTGGGCAGCCAGTGCGGTGTCGACGAAACCGATGATCGTGGTCTCCAGGTAGTCCGCACCGTCGAGCGTGGCCCCCGCGCGTTGCGCCAGTCGGCGGGCGCGGCCCAGATCGGCCACCCAGACCAGAAACAACGGGGCCTGGTTGATGAACTGCTGGCTGTTTGCCAGCGTCGCCAGCCGGCCCTTGCGCTGCGGATCGCGGACGGCGATCACGCTCCACGGCTGCAGATTCGAGCTGGTCGATGCCGATTGGGCGGCGGCGACCAGCGCCGAGAGTTGCTCGTCGGTCACCGGTTCCGCGGTGAACTTGCGTACCGATCGATGTGCGAGTTGCAGGGCCAGCGTCTCGTTGTGGACCGCCAGCGCCGCGTCGATGTCGCCGTAACGGGCAATGACGGTCACGAGGCGACCGGCGCTTCCACTCCGAGGTGCTCGGGACGGATCGAACGGTGGCCCCCGACCTGACCGGTGATGGCCTCCAGTCGGTCCAGGTGTTCCGCATCGAGGGCCACCGTCAGCGCACCGAGGTTCTCCCGCAGGAACTCCGGATGGCGGGTTCCCGGGATCGGCACCACATCCTGACCCCGCGAGAGCACCCAGGCCAACGCGACCTGGCTGGGTTGGACGCCGATCTGTGCAGCGATCTCGGTCACGGTGTCGGCGAGCGCCCGGTTGTGGTCGAACACGTCGGCGCCGAAACGCGGATGACGACTCTGCACCCCCTTGACGTCCTCGACGCTGCGCACCCGCCCGGTCAGCCAACCCCGCCCCAACGGCGAGTAGGGCACGATGCCGATGCCGAGCTCGCGCGCGACCGACACCGTGTCGGCCTCGATATCCCTGGTGAACAGCGACCATTCGTTCTGGATGGCCGCGATCGGATGGACCGCGTGGGCCCGGCGCAGGGTCTGCGGCCCTGGCTCGGACAGGCCGATGTGGCGGACCTTGCCTGCCGCGACCAGTTCCGCGAGTGCCCCGACGGTGTCTTCGATCGGCACGTCGGGATCGACCCGGTGCTGGTAGTACAGATCGACATGGTCCACTCCGAGGCGGCGCAGCGAACCCTCGATCGCGGTGCGGACGTATTCGGGCCGGCCGTCCAGGGCACGCGCGTCAGGGTTGGTGTCGCGATCCAGTGCGTTCCCGAACTTGGTGGCGATGGTCAGCGCATCACGCCGGCCCCGGATTGCCTTACCCAGCAGGATCTCGCTGAACTCGGGGCCGTACACGTCGGCGGTGTCGAACAACGTGACGCCGAGATCGATCGCCTCTGCGACCAGCTCGGTCGCCTGCGTCTCGTCCTCGGCGCCGGCCGAGGTTCGAAAGCTCATGAACCCCAGCCCGATTGCCGATACTTCCGGCCCGTTGTCGCCCAGCCGGCGGTGCTCGACGCGCGCTGGTGTGTCTGTCATCGGTTGTCTTCTTTCTTCAGGATCCCAAGAACGGCTCGCCGGAAACGGACTCGGATACGCGTCCGTCAACACCCGTGGGGACATCCCCTTCCAAGGTGACGCGATAGAGCACCCGCTCGTAGTCGAGGTGGCCGGCGTCGGCGATCGCCAGGTGTGCGGTGGCCCGGTTGTCCCAGAACGCGATGCTGCCCGGCGCCCAACGGAACCGGACGGTGTACTCGGTGCGGGTGGCCTCGTCCCACAGCAGCTTGAGGATGGCCTCGCTCTGCGTCGGCGAGTAACCCCGGATCTCGCGGGCACCACGGGTGAAACCCGGGCTGACGAACAGCGCGCGCTCCCCCGTGACCGGGTGCACCCGCACGGCAGGGTGATAGGTCACCAGGTTCGCCTCGCGCACCTTGCGGTCCCGCTGGCTGCCGGCCGCCGCGCGGGCGTTGAACTGGTGCTTGATGTCGAGTTTGTCGGCGAAGTCGCGCAGCTCCTTGGGCAGGTTCTCGTATGCCGCAACGAGGTTGGTCCAGGCCGTGTCACCGCCGTAGGGCGGCAGGATGTGCGCCCGCAGGATCGACGCCGCGGGCGGATTGATCAGCGCGGTGACGTCGGTGTGCCAGCTGTTGTCGTACGAGGTCCGCTTGCGGCCCAGTTGGCGCTCGTAGCGACGGCTGTCGATCGGCAGGATCTCGGGGAACCCCTCCGGCGGCTCCTCCTCGTGCGGATGCGCCGGGGTCACCTTGCCGAAATTCCGGGCGAAGGCGATCTGCTCGGCGTGGCCGATCTCCTGGTCGCGGAAGAAGATCACCTTGTAGGTGTGCAGAGCGTTACGGATCTCCTCCACGACACTGGCTTCCAAGCCGCCGCGCAGGTCGACACCGCGCACCTCGGCGCCGATGTATCCGGCCACGGGCACGATGTCCAGACCCGTGTCGGTGAGAGAAGTTGTTTCCCTGGCTTTTTCACTGAGGTCTGTCATGTGCTGACTTCCTTGTCTTGACTCGGCGTTGGGCTGACGAAACAGTGGATCGGTCTCGCACTGGTCAGCGTCAGCGCGCGGGTCGCCGCGAACAACAGTCTTTGGCTACCGGAACCTTTCAGTGCGGCTTAATGTCCCAGTCAATGCCTCGATGAAGCGAGAATTACAACCGCGGTGATTCCTGCCGCCGGCCCGTGACAAAGCCCTGTTCAGAGCCCCAACCCAGGCAACTGTGAACTCATGGCGCCTTCCACCCGCTGTGGCGGTGATGCAACGATCAACTGTGGGAGGTGCATGATGCTGGACTTACGCAGGATGATGCTGTTGGCCGATTTGGCCGACCTCGGCTCGGTCACCGCAGTGGCCGAGCATCGCAGCATCACGAGTTCTGCAGTCTCCCAACAGCTTCGTGTGCTGGAAGAAGAAGTCGGAGCGGTGCTGTTCCGGCGGGACGGACGAACCCTCGGACTGACCCGCAGCGGTCAGGTGCTTGCCGAGCATGTGCGCCGGGTCCTGGCCGCGGTCGACGAGGCCATGAGCGCTGTGGCCGAAACCCGGGACCGGATATCCGGCCAAGTCGCCATCGCCACGTTCAACATGGGGATTCCGACGCTGGCCGTTCCGCTGATGCACCGGCTCAGCACCGAAGAGCCTGATCTCCGGGTACAGGTTCAGCAGGATACGAGCACGGCTGCGCTGCGATTGCTGCGTCAGGGCGAGGTCGACATCGCGATCACCTGCCAGTACGACTGCCTCGGGCCGGATTCCACCGGCGGCCTGACCACGGTGCCCTTGCTGTTCGAGCCCCTGGTGCTGTTGGCTCCCACCCACTCGCACCTGAAGATCCGCAAGCAGGGTCTTGCCGCGCTGGCCGACGGATTCTGGGTGACGGGCCCTCAGAACTCCGGGTTGGGGATCGCCGCCATACATGCCTGCGAGAACGCCGGTTTCACACCGCAGATCAAGCATCGGCTGATCGGGGCGCAGAACATCTGCGAGTTGGCTGCGACCGAGATCGCCTCGGCGATCGTGCCCCGGCTATCGGTGCCGGCCAATCTGGAAAGTCTGATCGTGCAAGGCCTCACCCTCGGCGGCCGCACGATCAGTGCGGTGGTTCGCGCCGGCAGACAACGCGATCCCAACATCGCGGTGATCCTGCGTACCTTGCAGGCGATCGCAGACCAGGCGCTGCCACAGCAGCCCGAAAAACCCCTCGGGGTCGCATCGTGACTTCGCGTGGCCCCTCGACGCGCGCTAGGCGGTCCATGCAACCGGCAGATGTTTGACCCCGTGCACGAACGCCGACCGTAGGATGGCGGGCTCCCCGATCGCCACGATGTCGGGAACCTGGCGACGCAGTTCATCGAAGGCCACCCGGATCTCCCGGCGGGCGAGGTTGGCTCCCAGGCAGAAATGCACTCCGCCGCCGCCATATCCGACGTGCGGATTGGGGTCTCGCGACACATCGAACCGCCATGGGTCGGCGAAGGTCTGCTCGTCACGATTGGCCGAGTTGTACCACATGGAGACCTTGTCGCCCGCCTTCATCTGAACGCCGCTGCGCTCCACGTCCTGGGTCAGCGTGCGCCGCATGAAGATGATCGGTGACGCCCACCGCACGATCTCCTCGACGGCCGTCGGCGTCAGCCGGTCGAAGTCGTTCCACCATCTGGCCCGTTCATCGGGGTATCGGCTCAGCGCCACCATGCCGTGGCTGATCGCGTTGCGGGTCGTGTCGTTGCCCGCCGCCGTCAACAGGATGAAGAACGACGCGATCTCGTTGGACGACAACCGTTCTCCGTCGACTTCCGCCTGAACGAGACTGGTCGTGAGGTCGTCGGCGGGATGCTCGCGGCGCTGTTCGGCCAGGGCGACGCCGTAACCGGCGAGTTCGGTGGCCACTTGAAGGTAAGCACCGAAGTCATCGGTGGATACCTCGTCATCGCCGGCCCCCATGATGACCGAAGTCCAGTGGAAGAGCTTGGCCTGATCTTCTTCCGGGACGCCCATCATGTCGCAGATGATCTGCAGTGGCAGCGGAGAGGCCACCTCCTCGACGAAGTCCGCGGTGCCATCCGGATGTGCGTCGACCATCTCCGCCACCAGGCGATGCGCACGGTCCCGCACACTCTGCTCGATCCGTGCGATCACCTTGGGTGTGAAAGCCCGGTTGACGATGCACCGCAGCCGGGTGTGGCGGGGGTCGTCCAGCGTGATCATCGACCCGAAGAACTCGGCGATCTCGGCGGGGACCTCGTTGAGTGATGTGCTGGTCGGGCTTGAGCTGAACAGTTCGGGGTGCCGACTGGCGAAGTGCACGTCCTCGTATCGGGTCAGTGCCCAGTGCCCGGCGCCGGCGGGAAATCCGGCGAAATCGGCCACCCCGAAAAATGAGATGGGCGCGTCGTGACGGAGGGTGGCGAAGGCACCATCACGCAGATCGTCGTCAAGCCCCCAGAAGTCGAGCGATCCGAGGTCGATGTCGGCAAGGGGCACCGACGGCGGCGCTGTGCCGTTGGTGCGGTGGGCGATGCCGGTGATCGCTGTCATCGTGGTCCTCCCCGCGCTCCCGCGACGCAAACCACCCATCATCGGCCCCGCCGCTCTACCCGCAGTGTGACACCCCGCACAGCCACGGTCCAGCATTGTGGCTCCAATCGTGCTGCGGCTATTGGCGTTCGCAAGCACTCCGCCAGGTTGACGCGATCTCGTCGCTGGTCGTCAACCACGCGTCAGGTTGCGCGGCAAGATACTCCAGCACCCGGTCGAAATACTTGTGCCGGAACGGTTGCCCGATCACGAACGGATGCAACGCCAGCGCCATCACCCGGCCGCCGGCCGCCGAATCCGCCCGCAGCTGCTCGTACTGGTCGATCACCATCTGTACGAATTCCGCTCCGGTGAAACCTTTCCCGAAGATCAGCAGGTCGTTGAGTTCCACCGAGTACGGCACGCTGAGCATGCCCGGGACGGTCAGCGGGTATGGCTGGTCATCGTTGGTCCAATCGAGGACGTAATGAAAACCGAGTTCGGCCAACAGTTCCGGGGTGTGAGCGGTTTCGGTGAGACCCGGTCCCATCCAGCCGCGCGGACGCCGGCCGGTTGCCTCGGCGATATCGTCGGTGATCTCGGCGAGAAGCCGCCGTTCCTCGTCGACGGTGAACCCGGTGTGCAGGATCGAGTTGGTCCGTCCGTGCGCCAACCAGGTCCAGTCGCGTTCCACCCCGGCCGCCACGATCTGCGGATGGTGCTCGATGACGGCCGAATTCAACAGCACGCTGGGACGGATGCCATGCCGGTCGAGCGCCTCGATCGTGCGCCAAATCCCCACTCGGGCGCCGTAATCGCGCCACCCGTAGTTGAGCGCGTCGGGGATCAGATCCGCGGTCCCCGGCCAGATACTGGTCGAGGGCCGATCGGCGAGGAAATGCTCGACGTTGAGCCCGAGGTACACCGCGACTCGCGCACCCCCGGGCCAATGGATCGGTTCGCGGTCGACGATCGGGTTGTAGGTGAAAGGCGGCTGGAACGTGGTCATGACGAACGGTACGAGCTGACACCAATGTCAGGGTCAAGTCGCGCCGGTATAACTGACATATGCGTATAGGCGAACTTGCCCGCCGTACCGGGGTCAGCCAGCGGTCACTGCGCTACTACGAAGAACAGGGGCTGTTGGCCTCCGACCGCACGCCCGGCGGGCAACGCGAGTATCCGGAGAAGGCCGTGGATCGGGTGATCCGCATCCAGGAGCTGTACGCCGCCGGGCTGCACAGCCGCACCATCTCGACGCTGCTGCCGTGTATGCGCGACGCCGACGGCGGCCCGGCACCGCAGGCCACCCCTCGACTCCTGACCGAGCTTTCCGCCGAACGTGACCGCATCGAGCGGGCCATCCGCGAGCTGGCGACCTCACGCGAGATTCTCGACGGCGTGATCGACGCCGCGTCTCAACAACGCGTGTAACGCTCGGCCATCCAACGGGCACTGAGTTCGGTAACCATCACTCCGAACTCAAAGGAACCGCTCATGAGCGTCATTCGCCAGTCCCTCAGCCCGAGCGCCGTGCGGGCCCACTCGATCCTCAACTCCGCCGGCACCCTTCTGCCCCGCTACGGTCTGGTGGTGGTGATCGCCTGGATCGGGGCGCTGAAGTTCACCTCGTATGAAGCCCACGGGATAGAGCCGCTCGTCTCAAACAGCCCCCTGATGGGTTGGCTGTACGGCATCTTCTCGATCACCGCGTTCTCGAACCTGCTTGGCGTGCTCGAACTCGCGACCGCCGGACTGCTGGCGGTCAAGCCCTGGTTCCCACGCGCATCGGCGGTGGGCAGCGTGCTGGCGATCGGACTGTTCCTCGCCACCATCAGTTTCATGTTCACCACACCAGGTATCGGAGAAGCATCGGCAGGTGGTTTTCCGGTGTTGTCGGCGACCGGCCAGTTTCTGGTGAAGGACCTCGCCCTGCTGGGCGTCTCGGTGTGGACCTTGCTCGATGCGCTCTCGACAGGCCCTACCCAACGCCGTTGAGTCGTTACGATTCGGCCGTGGCCACCAGTGCGGCTGAAGGTGAAGCCGCCCTCATCGCCGACCTACGCGCCGGCGACGAGGCGGCGTTCGCCGCTCTCGTCGACCTCCACACGCCCGCCATGCTGCGGGTGGCGCGCGGGTACGTATCGACCCACGAGCTTGCCGAGGAGGTCGTCCAGGAAACTTGGATCGCCGTGCTGCGGGGTATCAACCGGTTCGAAGGCCGATCATCGCTACGCACATGGCTTTTCACGATCATGGTGAACATCGCGAAGGCGCGCGGCGTGAAGGAGCGCCGTAACACCGACCTGCAGGTGCTCGCAGCCAGCGGCGGCACTGTCGACCCCGCCCGGTTCCGGGAGGCCGGCGACATGTGGGCAGGGCACTGGAAGGAGAACGAGGCTCCTGTCCCGTTCCCTGACACCCCCGAAGGTTCGGTTCTCGGCCACGAACTGATGGATGTGGCCCGCCGCGAACTCGACAAGCTGCCACCACGACAACGCCAAGTGGTGATGATGCGGGATGTGCTCGGCCTCGAATCCGCCGAGGTCAGTGCCTTGCTCGAGATCAGTGCCGCCAATCAGCGGGTGTTGCTGCACCGGGGCCGGGCGGCCGTGCGTCAGGTGCTGGAGGATTACCTGAGGGAGAAGGTGTGACCGCAATGGACAGCTCGATGAACTGCAACGCACTCGTGGAACTGGTCACGGCCTATCTCGAGGGCTCTCTCGATCTGGAGACCAGGGCACGATTCGACACACACCTGCTCGAGTGCGACGGCTGCGAGAACTACGTCCAGCAGCTGCAGGCCACTGTCAAGACGCTCGGCCGGATCCCCAGTGAGGACTTGGACCCGGAATTCCGCAACCGGTTGCTCTCCGCGTTTCGCGACTGGAAGTGAGTCGACAGCGGGTGAGGTTGCCCTAGAGGGCGTCGAGTGCCGCCTGCAGGC
Above is a window of Mycolicibacterium boenickei DNA encoding:
- a CDS encoding NADPH-dependent oxidoreductase is translated as MTVIARYGDIDAALAVHNETLALQLAHRSVRKFTAEPVTDEQLSALVAAAQSASTSSNLQPWSVIAVRDPQRKGRLATLANSQQFINQAPLFLVWVADLGRARRLAQRAGATLDGADYLETTIIGFVDTALAAQNAVVAAESLGLGAVFVGAVRNHPEEVAAELGLPPHAVATFGLAVGTPDPTENAGIKPRLPQAAVLHREQYDAQAADSHLPGYDERLAVYNNRYGLSGSWSERVLSRLAGPHSLSGRHRLREQLERLGLPSR
- a CDS encoding aldo/keto reductase, with product MTDTPARVEHRRLGDNGPEVSAIGLGFMSFRTSAGAEDETQATELVAEAIDLGVTLFDTADVYGPEFSEILLGKAIRGRRDALTIATKFGNALDRDTNPDARALDGRPEYVRTAIEGSLRRLGVDHVDLYYQHRVDPDVPIEDTVGALAELVAAGKVRHIGLSEPGPQTLRRAHAVHPIAAIQNEWSLFTRDIEADTVSVARELGIGIVPYSPLGRGWLTGRVRSVEDVKGVQSRHPRFGADVFDHNRALADTVTEIAAQIGVQPSQVALAWVLSRGQDVVPIPGTRHPEFLRENLGALTVALDAEHLDRLEAITGQVGGHRSIRPEHLGVEAPVAS
- a CDS encoding TauD/TfdA dioxygenase family protein — its product is MTDLSEKARETTSLTDTGLDIVPVAGYIGAEVRGVDLRGGLEASVVEEIRNALHTYKVIFFRDQEIGHAEQIAFARNFGKVTPAHPHEEEPPEGFPEILPIDSRRYERQLGRKRTSYDNSWHTDVTALINPPAASILRAHILPPYGGDTAWTNLVAAYENLPKELRDFADKLDIKHQFNARAAAGSQRDRKVREANLVTYHPAVRVHPVTGERALFVSPGFTRGAREIRGYSPTQSEAILKLLWDEATRTEYTVRFRWAPGSIAFWDNRATAHLAIADAGHLDYERVLYRVTLEGDVPTGVDGRVSESVSGEPFLGS
- a CDS encoding LysR family transcriptional regulator encodes the protein MMLDLRRMMLLADLADLGSVTAVAEHRSITSSAVSQQLRVLEEEVGAVLFRRDGRTLGLTRSGQVLAEHVRRVLAAVDEAMSAVAETRDRISGQVAIATFNMGIPTLAVPLMHRLSTEEPDLRVQVQQDTSTAALRLLRQGEVDIAITCQYDCLGPDSTGGLTTVPLLFEPLVLLAPTHSHLKIRKQGLAALADGFWVTGPQNSGLGIAAIHACENAGFTPQIKHRLIGAQNICELAATEIASAIVPRLSVPANLESLIVQGLTLGGRTISAVVRAGRQRDPNIAVILRTLQAIADQALPQQPEKPLGVAS
- a CDS encoding cytochrome P450 — protein: MTAITGIAHRTNGTAPPSVPLADIDLGSLDFWGLDDDLRDGAFATLRHDAPISFFGVADFAGFPAGAGHWALTRYEDVHFASRHPELFSSSPTSTSLNEVPAEIAEFFGSMITLDDPRHTRLRCIVNRAFTPKVIARIEQSVRDRAHRLVAEMVDAHPDGTADFVEEVASPLPLQIICDMMGVPEEDQAKLFHWTSVIMGAGDDEVSTDDFGAYLQVATELAGYGVALAEQRREHPADDLTTSLVQAEVDGERLSSNEIASFFILLTAAGNDTTRNAISHGMVALSRYPDERARWWNDFDRLTPTAVEEIVRWASPIIFMRRTLTQDVERSGVQMKAGDKVSMWYNSANRDEQTFADPWRFDVSRDPNPHVGYGGGGVHFCLGANLARREIRVAFDELRRQVPDIVAIGEPAILRSAFVHGVKHLPVAWTA
- a CDS encoding polysaccharide deacetylase family protein — translated: MTTFQPPFTYNPIVDREPIHWPGGARVAVYLGLNVEHFLADRPSTSIWPGTADLIPDALNYGWRDYGARVGIWRTIEALDRHGIRPSVLLNSAVIEHHPQIVAAGVERDWTWLAHGRTNSILHTGFTVDEERRLLAEITDDIAEATGRRPRGWMGPGLTETAHTPELLAELGFHYVLDWTNDDQPYPLTVPGMLSVPYSVELNDLLIFGKGFTGAEFVQMVIDQYEQLRADSAAGGRVMALALHPFVIGQPFRHKYFDRVLEYLAAQPDAWLTTSDEIASTWRSACERQ
- a CDS encoding MerR family transcriptional regulator — protein: MRIGELARRTGVSQRSLRYYEEQGLLASDRTPGGQREYPEKAVDRVIRIQELYAAGLHSRTISTLLPCMRDADGGPAPQATPRLLTELSAERDRIERAIRELATSREILDGVIDAASQQRV
- a CDS encoding YkgB family protein, producing the protein MSVIRQSLSPSAVRAHSILNSAGTLLPRYGLVVVIAWIGALKFTSYEAHGIEPLVSNSPLMGWLYGIFSITAFSNLLGVLELATAGLLAVKPWFPRASAVGSVLAIGLFLATISFMFTTPGIGEASAGGFPVLSATGQFLVKDLALLGVSVWTLLDALSTGPTQRR
- a CDS encoding RNA polymerase sigma factor; the protein is MATSAAEGEAALIADLRAGDEAAFAALVDLHTPAMLRVARGYVSTHELAEEVVQETWIAVLRGINRFEGRSSLRTWLFTIMVNIAKARGVKERRNTDLQVLAASGGTVDPARFREAGDMWAGHWKENEAPVPFPDTPEGSVLGHELMDVARRELDKLPPRQRQVVMMRDVLGLESAEVSALLEISAANQRVLLHRGRAAVRQVLEDYLREKV
- a CDS encoding anti-sigma factor family protein; its protein translation is MDSSMNCNALVELVTAYLEGSLDLETRARFDTHLLECDGCENYVQQLQATVKTLGRIPSEDLDPEFRNRLLSAFRDWK